GGCTTCGGTACGGAGTTGGTCATTCGTCGGATAGGCGAAGGACTGCTTGTTCTTCTCCGCTTCCTTCTCCTTCTCCTGGCGCTGCTCCTTCACGGTCTTCAGTTTGTCCTTCAGGTAGTACGTAAAGATCGCGCCGTACGGAGGATTATCCGCGTGGTAGAAATTGCCGCCCTGCGATGACGCGCCGAAACCGCCAAAGGGTAGCGTCTGGATGTACAAGGAGGCATCGCGCCCAGGAAATAGAGCCGCCTTCTGATTCAACAGGTCAGGCGTGGCGGTGCGTAGCGGCGTTAGGTCGTCGAGCACCCAGAAGCCGCGGCCGAAGCTCGCGAGCACCAGATCGCCGGCACGCTTGTGCACTACGGCGTCGCGGATCGCAATCGTCGGCAACCCCCCTTTGAGCTGTACCCACTTCCCTCCTCCGTCGTTCGAGAACCAGAGTCCGAACTCGGTGCCGACAAAGAGCACCTTCCCGTTCACCGAGTCTTCGGCCAGGGCCAGCACCGGACCGTTCTCCGGCAGGTTCGAGGCGATCGAAGTCCAAGTCTTGCCCGCATCGGTGGACTTCAAGAGGTATGGCTTGAAGTCATTGTTCTTGTGATTCTCGAAAGCGGCGTAGACCGTGTTGGCGTCGTGGCTAGAAGCCGTTAGCCGGCTCACGTAGGTCATCCCGGGAATGCCGGGGAATGTCTCGAGCTTGCGCCAGGTCTTGCCACCATCCTCGGTGATCTGGATAACACCGTCGTCAGTGCCGATGTACAGCAGACCTTCCTTGACCGGCGATTCGGACAGGGCAACAACGTTGCCGTAGAAGGAAGTTGACTGGTGCTTGGCGACGGCATCGGGTCCCCACACCTTCCCCATGACGGGCAACTTGTCGCGATTGATCTGGCGCGTGAGATCGCCGCTCACCTGCCGCCAAGTGTCGCCGCGGTCGTCGGAACGGTAGAGTCTCTGCGCCGCAAAGTAGAGCCGCGTATGCGAGTGCGGGCTGATGACGAACGGCGAATCCCAGTTCCACCGATGCGGGTCGGTGTTGCGCGCCTCCTGGGGCTGGATACCAACGATCTCTCCGGTGCGCCGATCGAAGCGCACCAGGCCACCGTATTGAGACTCGGCGTAGATGGTGTTCGGATCCTCGGGATCGATGTGCGAGCGGAAGCCGTCGCCGCCGTTGGTGACGAACCAATCAGCATTGATGATGCCGCTGGCGCTGCGTGTGCGTGACGGGCCGCACATCGATAAGTTGTCCTGCGTGCCCCCACAGACGTAGTAGAACGGCAGCGAGTTATCTACGTCCACGTCGTAGAACTGCGTCAGCGGCAGGTTCTGCTTGAAGCCCCAGGTCGCCCCGCGGTCATAACTCTCGTAAGCGCCGCCATCGGTGCCGACCAGGATGTGCTGCGTGTCATCGGGATCGATCCACACCACATGGGAATCCACGTGCTTGTTCCGATCGCCGACGCGACGCACCGTCTTGCCACCGTCATCCGAGACGCGCAACAGCGTGTCCGAGATGAAAACGCGATCCACGTTCTTCGGGTCCGGATAGACGTGGCCGTAGTACATGCTCCCGTTCTGAAAGTCGTTGCGCTTCTCCCAGTTCGCACCCCGGTCGGTCGAGCGGAATACGCCGCCCTTCTGCTCGGCGGCCTCCGCTACCGCATACAGAACGTTGTGATCGGCGGGCGAGATGGCGATGCCGATGCGCCCGAGGTCCACGCTCGGCAAACCGGAGTTGATCTTGTTCCACGTCTTCCCCGCGTCAGTCGACTTATAGATCGCACTCTCCGGGCCGCCATCGATGAGCGTGAAGACGTGGCGCCGGCGTTGATAGGCGGTTGTGTAGAGCACGTCTGGATCTTGCGGGTCCTGAGCTAGATCGCTCGCGCCCGTGTTCTCGGAGATATCGAGCGACTTCTTCCACGACTTGCCGCCATCGGTGGACTTGTAAACGCCGCGGTCGCCACCCGGCCCCCACAGCGGACCTTGGGCCGCAACGTAAATAACGTTCGAGTCGCGCGGGTCGATGACAATGCGCCCGATGTGCTCGGAGTGCTTGAGTCCCACGTTCTTCCAGTTCTTGCCACAATCTTCGGATTTGTAAACGCCGTCTCCATAGCCGACCGACCGTTGTGAGTTGTTCTCGCCCGTCCCTACCCACACCACGCACGGGTTCTTCGGATCGAGCACCACGACGCCGATGGAGTACGAGCCCTCGCCATCGAACACCGGAGTCCACGTGATGCCCGAGTTCATCGTCCTCCATACTCCACCGGAAGCCGCCGCGATGTAGTACTCAGCCTTATCTTGGGGGTTGACCGCGATGTCGACCACGCGCCCCGAAGTGAACGATGGGCCGATATTGCGCAGCTTCATTCCACTGAAAGTGCCGCTGGAGAACGGTTCTTTCTTGTCCTCTTTCTTCTCATCCTTCTTGTCGCCGCTCTTGGTGGACTTGGCTTCCGGTTTTTGTGCCGCCTTCTTCTCTTCCGTGGCGGCGGGCTTAGCCCGCTCCTTTTCCTTCTGCTTCGTGTCGACGTCCGGCTCAGTGGTCACGGACTCCGGCGTGCTGGTGATCGCGGGCGCCGTGAGCTGCGTCGCAGCCGCCTGCGCGAACGTGAGACTGGGGGCGAGGATGAGAGCCACAACGACTAGGAATCGATTCACGACTGAGTCTCCTATGGGTGCCATCTGGCGGGGCCGGTGCCGGTGGGAACTGACGTTTATACATGAAGGGGCGCGCAAAAACCGCAGTGTTAGAATCGCTGGTTCCCTTGGCAATGTCCCCATGACAAGACCAAAACATCTGGCCGGCCACAGTACCAAGCACACGAAGATCCCCAAGAACCGTTGCTTTGGCTGTGGCAAGGACAACCCCCATGGCATGCGGCTCAAGTTCTATCTCGACGAGGAGCGCCAGCGATGTGTTGGACGCTTCCGCCTGCCCAAGCGTTATCAAGGCCCGCCCGGGCACGCGCACGGCGGGGTTATCGCAACCATCCTCGATGAAGCCATGGGAAAGGTGAACAAGCTGCGCCACGTAGTGGCGCTCACCAAGATGATGCAAGTGGAGTACATGCGTCCGGTGCCGCTGCGGAAGCCGATCATGGTCGAAGGCTACGAGGTGCGCGTCCGCGGACGGAAGCACACCAATGCCGCTGAGATCCGCAACGAGAAGGGCGAGGTTCTAGCACGCTCGACCG
This sequence is a window from Acidobacteriota bacterium. Protein-coding genes within it:
- a CDS encoding PaaI family thioesterase, translating into MTRPKHLAGHSTKHTKIPKNRCFGCGKDNPHGMRLKFYLDEERQRCVGRFRLPKRYQGPPGHAHGGVIATILDEAMGKVNKLRHVVALTKMMQVEYMRPVPLRKPIMVEGYEVRVRGRKHTNAAEIRNEKGEVLARSTGLFIAIDPLKLFAKHLPKGH
- a CDS encoding glycosyl hydrolase — protein: MNRFLVVVALILAPSLTFAQAAATQLTAPAITSTPESVTTEPDVDTKQKEKERAKPAATEEKKAAQKPEAKSTKSGDKKDEKKEDKKEPFSSGTFSGMKLRNIGPSFTSGRVVDIAVNPQDKAEYYIAAASGGVWRTMNSGITWTPVFDGEGSYSIGVVVLDPKNPCVVWVGTGENNSQRSVGYGDGVYKSEDCGKNWKNVGLKHSEHIGRIVIDPRDSNVIYVAAQGPLWGPGGDRGVYKSTDGGKSWKKSLDISENTGASDLAQDPQDPDVLYTTAYQRRRHVFTLIDGGPESAIYKSTDAGKTWNKINSGLPSVDLGRIGIAISPADHNVLYAVAEAAEQKGGVFRSTDRGANWEKRNDFQNGSMYYGHVYPDPKNVDRVFISDTLLRVSDDGGKTVRRVGDRNKHVDSHVVWIDPDDTQHILVGTDGGAYESYDRGATWGFKQNLPLTQFYDVDVDNSLPFYYVCGGTQDNLSMCGPSRTRSASGIINADWFVTNGGDGFRSHIDPEDPNTIYAESQYGGLVRFDRRTGEIVGIQPQEARNTDPHRWNWDSPFVISPHSHTRLYFAAQRLYRSDDRGDTWRQVSGDLTRQINRDKLPVMGKVWGPDAVAKHQSTSFYGNVVALSESPVKEGLLYIGTDDGVIQITEDGGKTWRKLETFPGIPGMTYVSRLTASSHDANTVYAAFENHKNNDFKPYLLKSTDAGKTWTSIASNLPENGPVLALAEDSVNGKVLFVGTEFGLWFSNDGGGKWVQLKGGLPTIAIRDAVVHKRAGDLVLASFGRGFWVLDDLTPLRTATPDLLNQKAALFPGRDASLYIQTLPFGGFGASSQGGNFYHADNPPYGAIFTYYLKDKLKTVKEQRQEKEKEAEKNKQSFAYPTNDQLRTEAEAEAPQVFVTIFDDSNTPVRRIAATNAPGINRVTWDLRLPAPELPGDAGGGFFDDPEEAAFFGPIGPMVMPGKYSAILYQKQAGQITQLAGPQAVNVTVEGVSYMKPEDRAALSDFQHKVARLNRAVAGAVGLANEVRGRLKEIKRALNETPGAYQKLITAADQLDQRNTDILRQLRGDVVLRRRDIPTLPSIADRVNVIVDDQRMSTSVPTQTHINNYSIASEDFSRTLAALKQLVEVDLAGLERDMEAAGAPWTPGRVPVWSPEQR